Proteins found in one Artemia franciscana chromosome 13, ASM3288406v1, whole genome shotgun sequence genomic segment:
- the LOC136034500 gene encoding small ribosomal subunit protein eS12-like, whose protein sequence is MEGDDVPTGAGPMDLNSALQEVLKHALINDGLTRGLHEAAKALDKRQALLCVIADSCDEPLYKKLVTALCTEHEIPLIKVDSNKKLGEWAGLCKIDKEGKARKVVGCSCVVVKDWGEETQATQFLLDYVKKQ, encoded by the exons agatgatGTCCCCACTGGTGCTGGGCCTATGGATTTGAATTCAGCCCTTCAAGAGGTCCTTAAACATGCTCTTATCAATGATGGCCTCACAAGGGGCTTACACGAGGCTGCTAAAGCTCTGGATAA GCGTCAGGCTTTGCTCTGCGTTATTGCTGACAGCTGTGACGAACCACTCTACAAGAAACTGGTTACAGCATTGTGTACAGAGCACGAAATCCCTCTGATCAAGGTTGACAGCAACAAAAAGCTGGGTGAGTGGGCTGGACTCTGTAAAATTGATAAAGAAGGAAAAGCCAGGAAAGTGGTTGGATGCTCCTGCGTTGTTGTTAAG GATTGGGGTGAAGAGACACAAGCTACACAATTTCTTCTCGACTACGTCAAGAAGCAGTAA